ACCCGACCCACTTCACCCGCCGCTTCCGCAGTACGTACGGCCTGACGCCGGGCGAGTGGCGCCGCGTCGCGGCCGAGCAGCAGGACTGAGCGGCTGGTCAGGCGGTGGCGGAGCCGGGGTCGGCGGTGGCGCGGGAGACCTGCCGGGCGAAAAGCTCGCTGATGCCCGTGATGTCCAGAATCGCCGCGACGAACGGGGGCTGGCCGCGCAGGCGCACGGGTGTGCCGGACTCGATGCCCTTGCGCCACGCGTGGACCAGGACCGACAGGCCGGTGCTGTCGATGAACGTCAGCCCCGCGAGGTCGACGACGACCGCCGCCGGTCCCGTCCCGAGCAGCTCGTCGATGGTCCTGCCCAGTGTGTCGGCCATGGGGTAGTCGAGATCGCCGCCGACGGTGACCACGGCGGATGGCCCGGACGCGTCGACGGCGATGCGAAGGTGTGCCGCCACGCAGGTCACCATACGCCACACACCGCCGACCCGCTCGTCATGCCCACGCGCGGAGCACTCGTTAGGGTGGGGAGGACGTGAACAGCGCTGACGTGACGGGATGGGAGTCGGGCGGTCGCGTGGTCCCCGGTGCGGGGACCACTCCGGTGCCGCCCGGCAGGCGAAGCGTGGCCGCCGCCCGGCCCGAGGCGTCGCAGCTGCTCGACCACTTCCGCGAGGGCGTCGTCGTCTGCGAGGGCGGCGTGGTGCGGCAGCTCAACGAGGTCGCCGCGCGCCTGCTGCCCGGCGTGGCGGTCGGCGGCGCGGCACCCGACCTGGCCGAGGGCGAGCTGACCCGCGGCGACCGGCGGCTGCGCGCCCGCTGCGTGCCGCTCGGCGGCGGCCGCACCGCCTGGTACCTCGACGACGTGACCGACGCGGTCGCCCGCGAGGACGCGCTGCTCGCCGACCACGCCCGCGCGTCTTTCCTGGCCGGCGCCAGCCAGCGCCTCGGCAACCCGCTGCACGAGGACCGGGCGGCGCGGGCGGCCGCACGCCTCGCGGTACCCGCGCTCGGTGACGTGGCGGTCGTCGTGCTCGCCGCGCGCCGCACGCGTTCGCGGTGGTGGCGGGCAGTGGGTCCGGCGCAGCCGCCGGCGGTCGACAGCGGCACGCTGGACGTCGACGACCTGCCGCCCGCGGTCGGCGAGGCG
This genomic stretch from Phytohabitans houttuyneae harbors:
- a CDS encoding STAS domain-containing protein, coding for MAAHLRIAVDASGPSAVVTVGGDLDYPMADTLGRTIDELLGTGPAAVVVDLAGLTFIDSTGLSVLVHAWRKGIESGTPVRLRGQPPFVAAILDITGISELFARQVSRATADPGSATA